A window of Rubricoccus marinus contains these coding sequences:
- a CDS encoding NUDIX hydrolase, which produces MPQATVRVVDVYPYRWREGALEFLVLRRAAGHAYAGTWRMVGGKIDAGETAWQAAIREMAEETSLAVHRFWAIPSVNAFYEWQRDVVALIPAFAAEASGAVVLDGEHDRAEWLPPEEAAERLAWPEQRRLLRLAAATVASGRIAPELFIALPKGTR; this is translated from the coding sequence ATGCCCCAAGCCACTGTCCGTGTTGTCGATGTGTACCCGTACCGGTGGCGCGAGGGCGCGCTGGAGTTCCTGGTTCTGCGCCGCGCGGCGGGCCACGCCTACGCGGGGACGTGGCGCATGGTGGGCGGCAAGATTGACGCGGGCGAGACGGCGTGGCAGGCCGCGATCCGCGAGATGGCCGAGGAAACGTCGCTCGCCGTCCACCGATTCTGGGCCATCCCGAGCGTGAACGCGTTCTACGAATGGCAGCGCGATGTCGTCGCGCTGATTCCTGCGTTCGCCGCAGAGGCCTCTGGCGCGGTCGTGCTGGACGGCGAGCACGACCGCGCGGAATGGCTCCCGCCAGAGGAAGCGGCCGAGCGGCTCGCGTGGCCGGAGCAGCGCCGGCTGCTACGGCTCGCCGCCGCGACCGTGGCCTCTGGCCGGATCGCCCCAGAACTCTTCATCGCCCTCCCAAAAGGCACCCGGTAG
- a CDS encoding PAS domain-containing protein → MNDSSSATRLHQNDGFQLIAQALPDAVFVVNADGFITYVGDKVEPMLGHAPEDILGKAFRELIHEGDRSGLPHRFSEVQGGAWDARFLNPNGVPMWTNVSVLAPTANGVLDTGDMIVLVRGIRENELPRDRTMLYRRALDASNNLIVVTDPCLPDNPIVFVNSFFLEATGYEREEIVGQNCRFLQIGPDGVRDDYQPGFDGKPGLDALREAIATGSDITVVLRNYRKSGEMFYNELFLTAVLDENGEALAFVGVQNDITARIEAQSTLEDREKELGAFYNRAELRMGILEVDGEQLVHRSANRAACELFGVKEVDGATSKDLGFTDAETRRWYEHVRTFRSGDDVAFETRFPWDASSEDPGATHFRVLISPIGDGPLFAYVMEDQTSTRALEAERRRLYAAVESLRDPVMITDATLNRPGPYVLYVNPAYTSVFGYEAEEVIGKTPRISQGAATDHSVLARMRRKLEAGKPASGEVINYKKDGTPFLLQWEVAAVKDETGRVVHFVATMRDVTDRRRLERAVLEATAREQERMARDLHDGLGQVLAGTRYALSAVAGSLTQEDHREASTVRAAADQIGVALNQARTIAHGLLPTHLENNDLPTAIAELARDVSQAYSVVCSFEGGLTVTPASHSHHLYRIAQEAATNAVRHGGAHRIDIRLEALEAHPSGFGASLTIVDDGCGIDAGSASSNGLGMRSMHFRAQSIGGELRVESAPGERGTQIVCLFDAETSQTAGSADREAVMGID, encoded by the coding sequence ATGAACGATTCGTCCTCGGCTACCCGACTCCATCAGAACGACGGCTTCCAGCTTATCGCACAGGCGTTGCCCGACGCCGTTTTCGTGGTGAACGCCGACGGATTCATCACGTACGTGGGGGACAAAGTGGAGCCCATGTTGGGGCACGCGCCAGAGGACATCCTCGGGAAAGCGTTCCGCGAACTTATCCACGAAGGCGACCGGTCCGGTCTCCCGCACCGGTTCAGCGAGGTGCAGGGCGGCGCGTGGGATGCGCGCTTCCTCAACCCGAACGGGGTGCCGATGTGGACCAACGTGTCGGTTCTCGCGCCGACGGCCAACGGCGTGCTGGATACCGGGGACATGATCGTGCTCGTGCGCGGGATCCGCGAGAACGAGCTTCCGCGAGACCGGACGATGCTGTACCGGCGCGCGCTGGACGCCTCGAACAACCTCATCGTGGTCACCGACCCGTGCTTGCCGGACAACCCCATCGTGTTCGTCAACTCGTTCTTCCTGGAGGCCACGGGCTACGAGCGGGAAGAGATCGTCGGCCAGAACTGCCGCTTTCTGCAAATCGGCCCCGATGGCGTGCGCGACGATTACCAGCCGGGGTTCGATGGAAAGCCAGGCCTCGACGCCTTGCGCGAAGCCATCGCGACGGGGAGCGACATCACGGTCGTGCTGCGGAACTACCGCAAGAGTGGGGAGATGTTCTACAACGAACTCTTCCTCACGGCCGTCCTCGACGAAAACGGCGAGGCCCTCGCGTTCGTGGGGGTGCAGAACGACATCACGGCGCGGATTGAGGCCCAGTCCACGCTGGAAGACCGCGAAAAAGAGCTCGGCGCGTTCTACAACCGCGCGGAGCTCCGCATGGGCATCCTCGAAGTGGACGGCGAGCAACTCGTCCACCGCTCTGCCAACCGGGCCGCCTGCGAGCTGTTCGGCGTAAAGGAAGTGGACGGCGCGACGTCAAAAGACCTCGGGTTCACCGACGCCGAGACCCGCAGGTGGTATGAGCACGTGCGCACCTTCCGTTCCGGCGACGATGTCGCGTTCGAGACGCGCTTCCCGTGGGACGCCTCGTCCGAGGACCCCGGCGCCACGCACTTCCGCGTGCTCATCAGCCCCATCGGGGACGGGCCGCTGTTTGCGTACGTGATGGAGGACCAGACGAGCACCCGCGCGCTGGAAGCCGAACGGCGGCGGCTCTACGCCGCCGTGGAGTCCCTCCGCGACCCGGTGATGATCACGGACGCGACCCTGAACCGCCCTGGTCCGTACGTCCTCTACGTCAACCCGGCTTACACCAGCGTGTTTGGCTACGAGGCCGAAGAGGTGATCGGCAAGACGCCGCGCATCTCCCAAGGGGCCGCCACGGACCACTCGGTCCTCGCGCGCATGCGCCGGAAACTGGAGGCTGGCAAGCCCGCCAGCGGCGAGGTCATCAACTATAAGAAGGACGGAACGCCGTTCCTGCTCCAGTGGGAAGTCGCGGCCGTCAAGGACGAGACCGGCCGCGTGGTTCACTTCGTGGCGACGATGCGCGACGTGACCGACCGCCGGCGTCTGGAGCGCGCCGTTTTGGAAGCGACGGCCCGTGAGCAAGAGCGGATGGCGCGGGACCTCCACGACGGACTCGGGCAGGTTCTCGCCGGCACGCGCTACGCGCTCTCGGCGGTGGCCGGCTCGCTGACGCAAGAGGACCACCGCGAGGCCTCTACCGTACGCGCGGCAGCGGACCAGATCGGGGTGGCGCTGAACCAGGCGCGCACCATCGCGCACGGCCTCCTCCCGACGCATCTGGAGAACAACGACCTACCGACGGCCATCGCCGAGCTCGCGCGTGACGTGAGCCAGGCGTACAGCGTGGTCTGCTCCTTCGAGGGCGGCCTCACCGTAACGCCGGCCTCGCACTCGCACCACCTGTACCGGATCGCGCAAGAGGCCGCCACCAACGCGGTCCGCCACGGCGGCGCGCACCGCATCGATATCCGTTTGGAGGCACTAGAGGCGCACCCCAGCGGTTTCGGCGCGTCTCTGACCATCGTAGACGACGGGTGTGGCATCGACGCCGGCTCGGCTTCTAGCAACGGGCTCGGAATGCGGAGCATGCATTTCCGCGCGCAGTCCATCGGCGGCGAGTTGCGCGTGGAGAGCGCGCCGGGCGAACGCGGCACGCAGATCGTGTGCCTGTTCGACGCGGAGACCTCCCAAACGGCCGGCTCTGCCGACCGCGAGGCCGTGATGGGCATCGACTGA
- a CDS encoding acetate/propionate family kinase, whose protein sequence is MIVLVVNAGSSSLKMDLIDSESEATLAGGMVERIGAVTSLARFAVAGEKPRKKAVEAPDHGAALDVLLGALKDAQKAGEEAGVPLGPIEAVGHRVVHGGEAFSEAARIDDEVKEAIRDAFDLAPLHNPANLRGIEAAESLFPDLPQVAVFDTAFHQTLPPEAYLYALPNRLYRRHKIRRYGFHGPSHRYVSRRAAELAGVPPEASRVITLHLGNGCSACAVRDGHSVDTSMGATPLEGLVMGTRCGDLDPSLVFELVELEDASLSEIHAMLNRYSGLLGLSGYAADMRDLLAEAASGDRRCQQAIDVFCHRAKSYVGRYMAVLGGCDVLAFTAGIGTFAAPIREQICAGLEGLGIEISPEANADASGKEARISTDESRTQVWVVPTNEELVIAQDAARLATAAQQSPYA, encoded by the coding sequence ATGATCGTCCTCGTCGTCAACGCCGGTTCCTCGTCCCTCAAGATGGACCTCATCGACAGCGAGAGCGAGGCGACGCTCGCCGGCGGGATGGTGGAGCGGATCGGCGCGGTGACGTCGCTGGCGCGGTTCGCGGTTGCAGGCGAGAAGCCCCGGAAAAAGGCGGTGGAAGCGCCCGACCACGGCGCGGCGCTGGACGTGCTGCTGGGCGCGCTAAAAGACGCGCAGAAGGCGGGCGAGGAGGCCGGCGTCCCGCTCGGGCCTATCGAGGCCGTAGGGCACCGCGTGGTCCACGGCGGCGAGGCCTTTTCCGAGGCCGCCCGCATCGACGACGAGGTGAAGGAGGCCATCCGCGACGCGTTCGACCTCGCGCCGCTCCACAACCCGGCCAACCTCCGCGGCATTGAGGCTGCGGAGTCCCTCTTCCCCGACCTCCCGCAGGTGGCCGTGTTCGACACGGCGTTCCACCAAACGCTCCCGCCCGAGGCCTACCTCTACGCACTCCCCAACCGGCTCTACCGCCGCCACAAGATCCGCCGCTACGGCTTCCACGGGCCCAGCCACCGCTACGTGTCCCGGCGCGCGGCCGAGCTTGCGGGCGTGCCGCCAGAGGCCTCTCGCGTGATCACGCTGCACCTCGGCAACGGGTGCTCGGCGTGCGCGGTCCGCGACGGCCACAGCGTGGACACGAGCATGGGCGCCACGCCGCTCGAAGGCCTGGTGATGGGCACGCGCTGCGGCGACTTAGATCCCAGCCTCGTCTTCGAGCTGGTAGAGTTGGAGGACGCCTCGCTGAGCGAGATCCACGCAATGCTGAACCGCTACAGCGGCCTGCTCGGCCTCAGCGGCTACGCCGCCGACATGCGCGATTTGCTCGCCGAGGCGGCCTCTGGCGACCGCCGCTGCCAGCAGGCGATCGACGTGTTCTGCCACCGTGCAAAAAGCTACGTCGGCCGCTACATGGCGGTTTTGGGCGGGTGCGACGTGCTCGCGTTCACGGCCGGGATCGGCACGTTCGCGGCGCCCATCCGCGAGCAGATCTGCGCCGGGCTCGAAGGCCTCGGCATCGAGATCTCGCCTGAGGCCAACGCCGACGCTAGCGGCAAAGAGGCGCGCATCTCCACCGACGAGTCCCGTACGCAGGTCTGGGTGGTGCCCACGAACGAGGAGCTCGTGATCGCGCAGGACGCCGCCCGGCTCGCGACCGCCGCGCAGCAATCGCCGTACGCTTAA
- a CDS encoding DinB family protein, whose protein sequence is MPLPNFFDRSVARGLLARIDRLTPESQPEWGVMSVAQMLAHTAKPFDALYDPAFAQRHPKPRGPMKLVMRFLVKPVVVSETPYRKNGKTAPSFLVTDARDFETERQKLKAYISRASGEGAAAFEGRESHSFGKITAEEWSAMFYKHTDHHLTQFGV, encoded by the coding sequence ATGCCTCTGCCCAACTTTTTCGACCGCTCGGTCGCTCGCGGCCTCCTCGCGCGGATCGACCGCCTGACGCCCGAGAGCCAGCCCGAGTGGGGCGTGATGAGCGTCGCGCAGATGCTCGCGCACACGGCGAAGCCGTTCGACGCGCTCTACGACCCGGCGTTTGCGCAGCGGCATCCGAAGCCGCGGGGGCCGATGAAGCTGGTCATGCGCTTTCTCGTCAAGCCGGTCGTGGTCAGCGAGACGCCGTACCGCAAGAACGGCAAAACGGCGCCGTCCTTTCTCGTCACCGACGCGCGCGATTTCGAGACCGAACGCCAGAAGCTGAAGGCCTACATCTCGCGGGCCTCTGGCGAGGGCGCCGCGGCGTTCGAAGGCCGGGAGTCTCACTCCTTCGGCAAGATCACGGCAGAGGAGTGGAGCGCGATGTTCTATAAGCACACCGACCACCACCTCACGCAGTTCGGCGTGTAG
- a CDS encoding DUF6503 family protein — MRTLLALALAAALTACSDAPARGPSGDAEAVALVRAAQQAHGSDNLEGATLHFTFRGDAFTARRDGGRFRYTRTTRDEQAREVVDVLDNSGLSRTVGGEAVRLAPEEIGPITTAVNSVVYFATLPAALSDAAVQARSLGRDSVAGEPYDRLEVTFAQEGGGNDWEDRYLYWLHPERRTLDYIAYSYRVAPGASGANDTGHRFRRVIGTADAGGFRVQDYANLTADSLSALEEYPAALARGVTREVSEVRTEQARLER, encoded by the coding sequence ATGCGCACCCTTCTCGCCCTGGCGCTCGCCGCCGCTCTCACCGCCTGCTCCGACGCCCCCGCCAGAGGCCCTTCGGGCGACGCCGAGGCCGTCGCGCTCGTCCGCGCTGCCCAGCAGGCGCACGGGTCGGACAACCTGGAAGGCGCCACACTCCATTTCACCTTCCGCGGCGACGCGTTCACGGCGCGGCGCGACGGCGGGCGCTTCCGCTACACCCGCACCACGCGCGACGAGCAGGCACGCGAGGTCGTGGACGTGCTGGACAACAGCGGCCTCTCGCGGACCGTGGGCGGCGAGGCGGTGCGTCTGGCGCCAGAGGAGATCGGGCCGATCACGACGGCGGTCAACTCCGTCGTCTACTTCGCGACGCTGCCCGCCGCGCTCAGCGACGCCGCGGTGCAAGCGCGGAGCCTGGGCCGGGACTCGGTCGCGGGCGAGCCGTACGACCGCCTGGAGGTCACCTTCGCGCAAGAGGGCGGCGGGAATGACTGGGAGGACCGGTACCTTTACTGGCTCCACCCCGAGCGGCGCACGCTGGACTACATCGCGTACTCCTACCGCGTCGCGCCCGGCGCCTCTGGCGCCAACGACACCGGCCACCGCTTCCGCCGCGTGATCGGCACGGCAGACGCCGGCGGCTTCCGCGTGCAGGACTACGCCAACCTCACCGCCGACTCGCTGTCGGCCCTGGAGGAATACCCCGCCGCGCTCGCCAGAGGCGT